In Hyalangium minutum, a single window of DNA contains:
- a CDS encoding AraC family ligand binding domain-containing protein, translating to MSRKGRVVISPNTFLVEAYAPGLTIDFREPAGMTDLERLRRSVDLRQLSGAGSDGEVERSLGRVLVSLGVTEDEADFAASLEAFTGERQLGPQVAACLRELGVPEPPKELGESISLLLRKTGCLDRNVHHPLRLFCHPPGEVTALEESSTHYGYVLEGECAVTERGRRVTVGANTFFCVAGAATLDGTGQCVVTTRFHYKGLTLFGGEIEDWGRLEYIDGCTDTLLIAPVKRGDPCLNALYFPPATHQTRHLHPSVRCGAVIAGEGLCKTPMGDHPLTKGSIFFLPPETYHAFHTRDAPGTGRSALTVLAFHPDSDFGPTDAHHPMINRTYFRFLHRLRSVAVGAQGPAGASR from the coding sequence GTGAGCCGGAAGGGCAGGGTGGTCATCAGCCCCAATACCTTCCTGGTCGAGGCCTACGCCCCCGGACTCACGATCGACTTTCGAGAGCCCGCGGGCATGACGGATCTCGAGAGGCTCCGGCGCTCGGTCGATCTCCGGCAGCTCTCTGGCGCGGGCTCGGATGGTGAGGTGGAACGGAGTCTGGGGCGAGTTCTCGTCAGCCTTGGGGTCACCGAGGACGAGGCGGACTTCGCCGCGAGCCTCGAGGCCTTCACCGGTGAGCGGCAGTTGGGGCCTCAGGTGGCCGCGTGCCTCCGGGAGCTGGGTGTTCCCGAGCCGCCGAAGGAGCTCGGTGAGAGCATCTCCCTGCTCCTGCGCAAGACCGGCTGCCTGGACCGCAATGTCCACCACCCTCTCCGGCTCTTCTGCCACCCGCCCGGCGAGGTGACCGCTCTGGAAGAGAGTTCCACGCACTATGGCTACGTGCTGGAGGGGGAGTGCGCTGTCACGGAGCGAGGCCGCAGAGTGACCGTTGGCGCTAACACCTTCTTCTGTGTCGCGGGTGCCGCTACCCTTGATGGGACAGGCCAGTGCGTGGTGACCACGCGCTTCCATTACAAGGGGCTCACGCTCTTCGGTGGGGAGATCGAGGACTGGGGACGGCTGGAGTACATCGATGGCTGCACGGACACGCTGCTCATCGCCCCGGTGAAGCGCGGAGACCCCTGCCTCAACGCCCTCTACTTCCCACCGGCCACCCACCAGACGCGGCACCTGCACCCGAGCGTCCGCTGTGGCGCCGTCATCGCGGGGGAGGGGCTGTGCAAGACCCCCATGGGAGACCACCCGCTCACGAAGGGGAGCATCTTCTTCCTGCCGCCCGAGACCTACCACGCCTTTCACACACGCGACGCGCCTGGAACAGGCCGGTCGGCGCTCACCGTGCTCGCGTTCCACCCTGACAGCGACTTCGGTCCCACGGACGCCCATCACCCGATGATCAACCGCACCTACTTCCGGTTCCTGCACCGGCTGCGGTCCGTGGCCGTGGGGGCGCAGGGCCCAGCGGGAGCCAGCAGGTAA
- a CDS encoding ester cyclase has protein sequence MSTLDEKALSELWDQHMAAEFGMKDVEKILATMAPHPSVNHVPVMMGAIGREQVREFYTNFFLPQLPPDLENIPISRTIGQGRLVDEFVARFTHSIQIDWLLPGIPPTGKVLEFAIAAIIQFENDKILSERLYWDQASILVQLGLIDRSLPVLGAEIAHQVIQPVQPMNALLQRAHKR, from the coding sequence ATGAGCACCCTGGATGAGAAAGCGCTGTCGGAGCTCTGGGACCAGCACATGGCGGCCGAGTTCGGCATGAAGGACGTCGAGAAGATCCTGGCGACGATGGCCCCCCACCCCTCCGTCAACCACGTCCCGGTGATGATGGGCGCCATCGGCCGGGAGCAGGTGCGCGAGTTCTATACGAATTTCTTCCTGCCGCAGCTCCCCCCGGATCTGGAGAACATCCCCATCTCACGGACCATCGGGCAAGGGCGGCTCGTCGACGAGTTCGTCGCGCGCTTCACCCACTCCATCCAGATCGACTGGCTGCTGCCCGGCATTCCCCCCACGGGCAAGGTCCTCGAGTTCGCCATCGCGGCCATCATCCAATTCGAGAACGACAAGATCCTCAGCGAGCGCCTCTACTGGGATCAGGCGTCGATCCTCGTGCAGTTGGGGCTCATCGACCGCTCCCTGCCCGTGCTGGGAGCGGAGATCGCGCATCAGGTCATCCAGCCTGTCCAGCCGATGAATGCGCTGCTCCAGCGCGCGCACAAGCGCTAA
- a CDS encoding SDR family oxidoreductase — protein sequence MKGLKDKVAIVTGGATLIGAGVVRAFQEAGTRVMIADINAAGGQTVARELGHGVAFRATDVTDDAQIDACVAETVERFGGIDFLVNAACTYVDHGLASSRKDWLDSYNVNVVGGVMMVKAVRPHLVARGGGAIVHFSSISAQVAQTGRWLYPATKAAILQITRSQAMDLAPDKIRVNAVSPGWIWSRPMDEATHGNKAAIQAIAGKFHLPGRIGEPEEVAQAVLFLCSDNASFITGTDIAVDGGYSTMGPERAEPPSPSK from the coding sequence ATGAAGGGATTGAAGGACAAGGTCGCCATCGTCACCGGCGGCGCGACATTGATTGGGGCCGGAGTGGTCCGTGCCTTTCAGGAGGCCGGCACACGGGTGATGATCGCGGACATCAACGCCGCCGGTGGCCAGACTGTGGCGCGCGAGCTGGGGCACGGGGTGGCCTTCCGCGCGACCGACGTCACGGATGACGCCCAGATCGACGCATGCGTCGCCGAGACGGTCGAGCGCTTCGGCGGCATCGACTTCCTGGTCAACGCGGCCTGCACCTATGTGGACCACGGCCTGGCGTCGAGCCGCAAGGACTGGCTGGACTCGTACAACGTGAACGTGGTGGGCGGAGTGATGATGGTGAAGGCCGTACGCCCGCACCTGGTGGCGCGAGGCGGGGGCGCCATCGTCCACTTCAGCAGCATCAGCGCCCAGGTGGCGCAGACAGGACGGTGGCTCTACCCGGCCACCAAGGCGGCCATCCTCCAGATCACCCGGAGCCAGGCCATGGACCTCGCGCCTGACAAGATCCGGGTCAACGCCGTCTCTCCGGGCTGGATCTGGAGCCGGCCCATGGACGAGGCGACCCACGGCAACAAGGCCGCGATCCAAGCCATCGCGGGGAAGTTCCACCTGCCCGGCCGCATCGGTGAGCCGGAGGAAGTGGCCCAGGCCGTGCTCTTCCTCTGCTCTGACAATGCCTCCTTCATCACCGGCACGGACATCGCCGTGGACGGCGGCTACTCGACGATGGGGCCCGAACGGGCGGAGCCTCCCTCCCCCTCAAAGTAG